ATGTGCATTTTAGTTTACTTGATAATCATGTAAAACACTTTGCATACATACACATTCATACCATTTCTAGTTCATTGTAGTTCCATTTAAAGTATATTCATTTTAGTTTACTTTTATTAGATTTTCTCCATTTCACAAAGCATATATCAGATATTTCtcaatattaatttctttaaaatgtttcattcaaacaattttttattctagAGTGATAGTACTCGTTGTAACTCATATCATAGAAtctatatttcaattacttgtatCAATATGTTAATTTGTATGAATAATCAAGGATCAAACACCTGTTTCAGATCACCAAAGAATGTCATAAAAGTGACAACATTAAAGGTCATCTAATACTTAGGTCGTTTAATGACTTAAGTTGTTTTTACTCATCTAATGACACAGTCTTCTAACACTCGATTCATCTAATGACTTCAGTTGTCTAGGATCGTTTAATGCCTTAGTCGTCTAATGACTTGAATTTTTCTTGAATCGTCTAACACCTTAGTCATATAACAAAATGACTTAGGTTGTCTAGACATTTGGGTCACCATTTACCTAATGATTTCTACAATTAGAATCGTCTAACACCTTGACTTGTGTAATCCTTAGACTCATCTAATGCTTTAGATTTGGCTTTTGCATTATCCAAACTTATTGCTTTCATTTACACATGCAATTGAGCAATTGCAAGCAATACTACCCATCATATATTTTGATCTTCAAACAACATTGATCAATTTCTCATCCTCACTAATTCCATTAGATGCTCTCTTTTATCGTCTAACAACATGTTCACCTCTGAGTAAAGACTTACTCGTCTAGTAGAGTATTCTGTTATCATAAAAACCTTATTGGTTGTGAAGACATGTATACTTTAACAATTACCTTATATGAAACATATGAAAGGGAAAAAGTATTGCAAGTTTCATCATACTTATTGTCATATGACTAGTAACTATGTACATTTCAAAAATACCATTCTAGATAAAATTGAGCAAGGTAGGCTCAAGTTTGAAGAAAAATCAATGAAAGTGGATAATGATCCTTTCAAGAATTAGGTTGGATATATCAAGCCACTTATTAACACTATTGATAGTGTTGGCAAGAGTGGTGTAGTAAATGTACCATGGCTGGTGTGGCATGGATAGATGGAACAGTAGCCGCCAATTGATGTAACATACTCAAAAATCAAGAAAACCCATCATTAATGCATAATGAGAATCCAACCATTAGTGGACATGaaacattttaaacttttaGAGAAGAGCTTTGAAGAAATGAACTTTGAATGTTCACCTTCAAAATGACAATTGTCAAAATATTTCGTTAATTACGAAAATTTGaaacttaaaagaatataacatataaattataactttattgTGAAGTAATGTTACATACATAAAAATCCATTGGTGGgagatatatttaatatttctgaGTAACTGACATTAATAAAATTCGTCGGTTATGGATAAAGAAATATTGGTATAATTGTCTACCTATAAACAAAAGTTTTGCAACatatttcaaaactaaattaaaagatgaaaaataacaatattaatctaccactacaaaaaaagatattataataGTAGTTTATTCGAAATCATGATTGTTTTTCTTAACTTCATCTAaagtttaattgaaaataaaattaattgccACAATTCCCACCGGGTCCTCCAAACATGAGGAGGTAACCAAAGTGGGGTCCTTGATCTCCATAGTATCTAACATCATAACACATGGGATTGTCAGTGAAGGAATGGGTTTCATATACTTTAGCTCCATgagtttttctttcattatctTGAATCGAAACTAGTTTAAAGTAACAAGCATGCCTAGGATTATCATCATGAGGAAAATGTCCAGACCCCATTTGAGGACTTTGAGTACCAGGATGAGTTCTTGTTCTTCCTCCCCACCCTACTTGATCAGCTGAGCTCATGTTTGAGAACAATTTTGCTGGAAAATatccaataaatttattttctatacttATCCACCAATTTTTGGTCACATGATCCTGAAAACATACACAcacttttatgaaaaaaatatatatgatgcTTAGTGTTAATTGTGTCTACCATacaatattaacttttttttttcactatatgaattcaattaaaaaagtttattcaagaaatcaaaatatattaatcccATATGAGGTAAatctaattttatgtttttattatagtGAAAGTTATATACAACGATTATGacctaagaaatagaaaagggAGACGCATAAAGTGGTCCTCCATAATGAGAGACGGGGTCTAAGGGTACACCAAGATAAATTTCTTTGTTAGTTTGAACAAAACCTGCACATCGAATATTGTAGCATCCTGTCTTCTTGTAGTTGTCTGACTGTAAATTTTTAACACCATATcaaattttgaataatgatattaatatgatacattaattaattcaaatttatttaggaTATAAACTAAGGACTTAATTATATCCTTATACAcgaaattgaagagaaaaaaatatcctTCACTAAGTAAGAAAGATTTATTAAGGGAGTACATCTATAATTCATTTCTATAAActaagtataaaaaaatgtaatgataTATTCTTACCGTCCATGAAGTATAATAATGGGTTGCATAATCACCATATAGTTGTGGAATCACCTGATAGCAGTGTACTGGATTAACTAGaaaattcttttcttttatcaaattaataataattaattaacacacatgcacgcacacatGTACGCATACACACATGCTAACATGCCTGCATGCATTACACATGCACAAACGTATGcaccaacacacacacacacacacacacgcacgcacatacATAAAAACACCCAcccccccacacacacacacatatccACTCACTCAAACACAagcacacacatgcacacactgTCACGCATAAACACACACATGCGAACACACCCACACACAAACACACGCCCACgaacacatgcacacacacacacacacacatacgtAAAAAATGCCAATTGTTAAAATTTCAACTCACATGCCATCCTAATGAGATTTTGTTAGTGGATTCTATGGGACCATTTTGAACCCATAAATGAGACATAGAGATTTGAAGCTTGGTATCAACTCGCGGATTAAAAATACTATTTGTACCTCCGACACCGTAATAAGGACCATAATTTGGTTTAAGGGAAACTTCTGCAatctgaaaaattaaatatattttaataaatagccagattgaaaaaattagattgaatataatttaaaaaaaataaagtaccAACATTTTAAActactttaataaaaatatcttacatGAACACC
This portion of the Vigna unguiculata cultivar IT97K-499-35 chromosome 6, ASM411807v1, whole genome shotgun sequence genome encodes:
- the LOC114189244 gene encoding uncharacterized protein LOC114189244 isoform X1, whose amino-acid sequence is MIHILLFVMYLLNTHVTYKVDGNPSILKEDLELERKLELINKPPIKSIHTKIGHIVDCIDILKQPSFDHPLLKSHKLQRKPNFQNVTRETSQKTLGTRPIFGLGKDECPMGTVPILRTTKEDLIREKSLLNDHILVHDLPGVHIAEVSLKPNYGPYYGVGGTNSIFNPRVDTKLQISMSHLWVQNGPIESTNKISLGWHVIPQLYGDYATHYYTSWTDHVTKNWWISIENKFIGYFPAKLFSNMSSADQVGWGGRTRTHPGTQSPQMGSGHFPHDDNPRHACYFKLVSIQDNERKTHGAKVYETHSFTDNPMCYDVRYYGDQGPHFGYLLMFGGPGGNCGN